DNA sequence from the Halococcus salsus genome:
CGGGCGTCGTCGAGGACCTCAGAACGCAGATCACGGTGTTCGGTTGTGGTGGGGCGGGGTCGAACACGGTGACGCGGATGGCCAAGGAGGGGATCCACGGTGCGAAGCTCGTCGCCGCCAACACCGACGCCCAGCACCTCGTCGAGCAGGTCCAGGCCGACACCAAGATCCTGATGGGTCGGGATCGGACCGGGGGTCGCGGCGCGGGCTCGGTCCCCAAGATCGGCGAGGAGGCCGCGCGCGAGACGATCGAGGACATCAAGGGCGCGATCGACGGCTCCGACATGGTGTTCGTCACCACCGGGCTCGGCGGCGGGACCGGGACCGGCTCCGCGCCGGTGGTCGCCGAGGCCGCCCAGGAGGCCGGCGCGCTCACCATCGCCATCGCCACCATCCCGTTCACCGCCGAGGGCGAGCGCCGGCGGGCGAACGCCGACGCGGGCCTCGAACGCCTCCGAGCCGTATCGGACACCGTGATCGTGGTGCCGAACGACCGGCTCCTCGAGTACGCGCCGAACCTCCCGCTCCAGGACGCCTTCACGATCTGTGACCGCGTTCTCATGCGCTCGGTGAAGGGCATGACCGAACTCATCACCAAACCCGGACTGGTCAACGTCGACTTCGCCGACGTTCGCACGGTGATGGAGAACGGCGGCGTCGCGATGATCGGCCTCGGGGAGTCGGACTCGGAGAACAAGGCTCAGGATTCGATTCGCTCGGCGCTTCGTTCACCCCTACTGGACGTGGAGTTCACCGGCGCGAGCTCCGCGCTGGTCAACGTCGTCGGCGGCCCCGACATGAGCGTCGAGGAGGCCGAGGGCGTCGTCGAGGAGATCTACGACCGGATCGACCCCGACGCCCGGATCATCTGGGGCGCGTCGGTCGACGAGAGCTTCTCGGGCAAGATGGAGACCATGATCGTCGTCACGGGCGTCGACTCGCCCCAGATCTACGGCCGTTCGGACCTCGCCGCCGAGACTACCGGTCAGGTCGACACCGACATCGACTACGTCGAATAACCGGACTGGCGAACGGGAGCGCCCATCGGATTTTTGCGTTCATCAATCACGTAGCAGCGACACCGTGGAACCGAGGGTATCGCGAGAAACCCCGGAAGGATTACCGGTCGCGCCGCACCGCCAGCACGGCGGCCACGAGCAGCGCACCCAGACCAGCCACGAGGCCGAAACCCGGGCCGTCGCTCGACGAGGTCGGGCTGGCGTTCGATTCACCCGCACCGGCGCTCGCGTTCGATTCGGTGGCCGCGGCCCGTTCGGTCCCAGCCGCGGTGGTCGAACCCGACGCCGAAACCGCCGTCGTGTCGGCGGTGTCGGCCGTCGAGACCGTCGTCGTCGGAGCCGATGACTCGGTCGGCGTTTCGGTCGCCGTCGTCGCCGTCGCGGTTCGCGTTGTGGTGGACGTTTCCGTTACTGTCGACGTCGCAGTGGGGGTAGCTGTCGGTGCGGCGGTTGCCGTCGGTGTCGCGGTTCGAGTGGCGGTCGTGGTAGCCGTCGGTGTTGCCGTTTCCGTTGCAGTGGCCGTTGGTGTCGGGGTTGTCGCGTCGGTGGCCGCCGAGCCCGAATCGTTCGACGAACCGGTGTCAGTGGCCATGCTGGAGTCGCCGGACGACCCCGAACCGTCCGCGGCACCGAACACCGCGACCGTCGCGGGGTGGGGGACGTCGGTCGCCGAGACAGTGTTCGCGCCGGCGTCGACCGACGAGGCGTCGACCCCCGACCACGAGTCGCCGCCGTCGGTGCTGAAGAGCGCGAGCGAGGTCTCGTCGAGATCGCTGGCGTCGTCGTCGCTGTAGTGGATCGTCAGCGAGAGCTCGGAGCCGTCGCCGTAGTCGGTGGTCCGGACCCCGGTGCCGACGGCTTGCTGGCCCAAGGGGCCGTCACCCGGGACTGGCTCGGCGCGCGCACCGACGTTCGTTCCCGAGAGGTCGACGGTGACCGAGCCCATATCGAGGTTCGAGACGCTGGTATCCGAATCGACGCCGGGGCTGTATCGGTCGGAGTAGAAGTCCCAGAGCGCGTTCCTCGAGGCGGTGTCGTCGGTGAACTCGTTGTGGCGGCTGCCGCGCTCGATGTGGAGACCGTACTTGTTGTCGTTCGCAGCGGTCCCGGTGATGGTGTTCCCGCTCGCCTTCCGGAGTTCGACCCCGAGCGCGTTGCCGGTGGCCGTACTTCCCTTGATAGTCGTGTCGTCCGTCGAGAGGAGCGTGATGCCCTCGGTCGCGCCGGTCGTCGTACTCCCGGCGATCGTCCCGTCCTCGACGTTCTCGAACAGGATACCGCGGGTGAAGCCGGTGGTCTCGACGTTCTTCACGGTGACTCCGGAGAGGGTCGAATCGCCCGAAGCCTCGACGCCGACCCCGGAGCTCCCACCCTCGATCGTGTGTCCGTTCCCGTCGAGGGTGACGTCGCTCGCGGCGATCCGGATACACGTCGAATCGGCCGAGAGGTCGGCGCTCAGGGTGTAGGTTCCGGGCGAGTCTATCGTGGTACACGAATCGACGGCGGTACCGGACTGCGCGCCGACGACGCCCGCACCGACGGACGCCGCCGCGACCACCACGAGCACCGCGAGGAACGTCACGCGACGGTTCGACACACGTCCCGACGACCGTGGAAGGTTCATCGGGCTCGTTTCGAACCAGCTCTTATCAACTTCTCGATACGGGGGTGGAGAGGATGACACAAGATAGATACCCCTCGGGGAAGTAACGCCCGCAAATGGACATCAAATACGACCTCGGGAGCTACACTCGGGTGCTGAAGCTCGCGAGCACGCCATCCTGGGAGGAGTTCTCCCGGATCGCCCTGATCGCCGGGGCGGGTATCGTCCTCATCGGCTTCATCGGGTACGTCATCTTCACCATCATGAACACGCTTCCGGGGCTGTTCTGAAATGGGGATGTACGCCGTCAAGACCACCGCGAGCCAGGAACGCACCGTCGCGGACATGATCATGAACCGCGAGGAGCCGAGCGTTCACGCCGCGCTCGCCCCCGAGTCGCTCACGAGCTACGTCATGGTCGAGGCCGACGACTACGCGATCCTCGAACGCGTGATGGACGAGATCCCCCACGCCCGCAACCTCGTCCCCGGCGAGTCCTCGATCGCCGAGGTCGAACACTTCCTCTCCCCGAAGCCCGACGTCGAGGGGATCGCCGAGAGCGACATCGTCGAACTCATCGCCGGGCCGTTCAAGGGCGAGAAGGCCCAGGTCCAGCGTATCGACGAGGGCAAGGACCAGGTCACCGTCGAGCTCTACGAGGCCACCGTCCCGATTCCGGTCACCGTGCGCGGCGACCAGATCCGCGTGCTCGACAGCGAGGAACGGTAGTCCCTCGAAACGTCGAACGGAACGGCTCACGGAACTCCGAAGAGCGTTGAGCGCGGCCGCCAGTCGTTGATTCGTCGGGCCGTCGTCGAACCGCCCAGGGGATTTTCGTCGGTCAGCGTGACCATCACGCACTCCATCATGGTCGATATTCCCGACCACTCCACCTTCCCGCTCGACCGCACCGCGACGCTCAGACCCTGTTCGTTACAGTCGTCGACGGTGAACTCGATGTGTTCCGGCTCGTCGTTGGCGAGCCCGACGCTGACGAGGTAGTCGCCGGCGGTCGAGATGTCGATACTGACGGAGGCGTCCGATTCGAGCCGGTAGGTCTCCGCGAACGAGGCCGTCCCGGAGCTCCGTCTGCGAACGCTGACAGCGACCGCTCGGGTGGTCTCGGCGTCGTTCCAGACCGTGAAGCCGCCCAACGACTTGCCGCTGCCGATAGTCGCCGTCGTCTGTGGCTCGTTTCGTTCCGAATCGATCCGAACGGGTTCCCATCCCTCCCCATCAGTTCCCGTCGTCGCGGGCGTGCTGGACGGCGCTTGGACGACGGTCGACTCGCTAGATGCCCGATCGCGCGCTGTGGTCGAATCGTTCGGGCTTCCACCACCACTGCCCACGCAGCCAGCGAGGCCCGCGCTCACGCCGAGCGCGAGGAACCCTCGCCGTCCGAGCCGCCCGCCACCGCGGTCCATTCGTCGACCCACTCGATCGTCTGTAATAAACTTTCAGTCGGTAGCGGGCCTTCTCGGGGGCTATCCAAGCGGATCGAAACCCGCTATACGACCGATCGCCGATCTAGGCCAGTGAGTCGCTCCGTCACTCGCGTCGACCCCCACGTGAAGGTGCTCGACGACCGAGTCGTGCGCCGGGCGAAACGGTTCGGGCTCGACGTGCTGGTCTACGCGCCCCACTTCACCCGTCTGGCTGAGATCCAGGAACGGGCCGCGGCGTACACCGACGACGACCTCCTCGTGGTACCGGCGCGCGAACTCTTCACCGGACCGTGGCGAAACCGTCGGCACGTCCTCGCGCTCGGGCTCGACGGCCCGATACCGGATTTCATCACCCTCGACGGCGCGATGGCCGAACTCCGGGCTCAAGACGCCGTGGTGCTGGTCCCCCATCCCGAATTCCTGACCGTGAGCCTCGACGAGGCCGCCATCCGTCGGTATCGCGACGTCGTCGACGCCGTCGAGGTCTACAACCCGAAACACTGGGCGCGACACAACCGCCGAGCGCGTGCGATCGCCCGCGACCTCGACCTCCCCGTCTTCGGGTCGTCGTACGCCCACCGCCACGCCACCGTCGGCGAGGTCTGGACCGAGTTCGATACCGCCGTCGATACCGAAACCGACCTCCTCGCTGCGTTCCGCGAGGCCACACCGCGTCGGGTCCGTCACCGCACCGGACTCGTCCACGAGGTGCGTCGCCGTGCGGAGTTCGCCCACCTCGGCTCCGAGAACAGCGTGAAGAA
Encoded proteins:
- the ftsZ gene encoding cell division protein FtsZ, translating into MDSIIEDAIEESDEGQGSGETPAGEKRAGTMSDEELAGVVEDLRTQITVFGCGGAGSNTVTRMAKEGIHGAKLVAANTDAQHLVEQVQADTKILMGRDRTGGRGAGSVPKIGEEAARETIEDIKGAIDGSDMVFVTTGLGGGTGTGSAPVVAEAAQEAGALTIAIATIPFTAEGERRRANADAGLERLRAVSDTVIVVPNDRLLEYAPNLPLQDAFTICDRVLMRSVKGMTELITKPGLVNVDFADVRTVMENGGVAMIGLGESDSENKAQDSIRSALRSPLLDVEFTGASSALVNVVGGPDMSVEEAEGVVEEIYDRIDPDARIIWGASVDESFSGKMETMIVVTGVDSPQIYGRSDLAAETTGQVDTDIDYVE
- a CDS encoding protein translocase SEC61 complex subunit gamma, whose translation is MDIKYDLGSYTRVLKLASTPSWEEFSRIALIAGAGIVLIGFIGYVIFTIMNTLPGLF
- a CDS encoding PHP-associated domain-containing protein — its product is MSRSVTRVDPHVKVLDDRVVRRAKRFGLDVLVYAPHFTRLAEIQERAAAYTDDDLLVVPARELFTGPWRNRRHVLALGLDGPIPDFITLDGAMAELRAQDAVVLVPHPEFLTVSLDEAAIRRYRDVVDAVEVYNPKHWARHNRRARAIARDLDLPVFGSSYAHRHATVGEVWTEFDTAVDTETDLLAAFREATPRRVRHRTGLVHEVRRRAEFAHLGSENSVKKFDRVVLSGTEATHPRQPVYEGRFDDIAVY
- a CDS encoding transcription elongation factor Spt5, with translation MGMYAVKTTASQERTVADMIMNREEPSVHAALAPESLTSYVMVEADDYAILERVMDEIPHARNLVPGESSIAEVEHFLSPKPDVEGIAESDIVELIAGPFKGEKAQVQRIDEGKDQVTVELYEATVPIPVTVRGDQIRVLDSEER
- a CDS encoding NosD domain-containing protein, which codes for MSNRRVTFLAVLVVVAAASVGAGVVGAQSGTAVDSCTTIDSPGTYTLSADLSADSTCIRIAASDVTLDGNGHTIEGGSSGVGVEASGDSTLSGVTVKNVETTGFTRGILFENVEDGTIAGSTTTGATEGITLLSTDDTTIKGSTATGNALGVELRKASGNTITGTAANDNKYGLHIERGSRHNEFTDDTASRNALWDFYSDRYSPGVDSDTSVSNLDMGSVTVDLSGTNVGARAEPVPGDGPLGQQAVGTGVRTTDYGDGSELSLTIHYSDDDASDLDETSLALFSTDGGDSWSGVDASSVDAGANTVSATDVPHPATVAVFGAADGSGSSGDSSMATDTGSSNDSGSAATDATTPTPTATATETATPTATTTATRTATPTATAAPTATPTATSTVTETSTTTRTATATTATETPTESSAPTTTVSTADTADTTAVSASGSTTAAGTERAAATESNASAGAGESNASPTSSSDGPGFGLVAGLGALLVAAVLAVRRDR